The following are from one region of the Takifugu rubripes chromosome 12, fTakRub1.2, whole genome shotgun sequence genome:
- the LOC101065819 gene encoding glycogen synthase kinase-3 beta-like yields the protein MSGIGRPRTSSFAEPPGVPGIAAATAGSAAVLVGSTGKSGVPQASGGSSSGCSNVKLARDSGKVTTVVATPGQGPDRPQEVSYTDIKVIGNGSFGVVYQARLIDSQEMVAIKKVLQDKRFKNRELQIMRKLDHCNIVRLRYFFYSSGEKKDEVYLNLVLDFVPETVYRVARHFNKAKSIIPITYVKVYMYQLFRSLAYIHSQGVCHRDIKPQNLLVDPESAILKLCDFGSAKQLVRGEPNVSYICSRYYRAPELIFGATDYTVNIDIWSAGCVLAELLLGQPIFPGDSGVDQLVEIIKVLGTPTREQIREMNPNYTEFKFPQIKAHPWTKVFKPRTPPEAITLCSRLLEYTPASRFSPFEACSHAFFDELRQPNTRLPNGRELPLLFNFSPTELSIQPQLNSILIPPHARTYTSASSHDCTGPDSSQHSSVPGSLNSI from the exons ATGAGCGGCATCGGGCGGCCCAGGACCAGCTCGTTTGCTGAGCCGCCAGGTGTGCCAGGAATCGCTGCTGCGACAGCCGGCTCAGCCGCTGTGCTGGTTGGCAGCACAGGAAAGTCCGGAGTCCCCCAGGCCTCTGGTGGCAGTTCATCGGGATGCTCTAACGTGAAACTTGCTA GAGACAGTGGGAAAGTAACAACAGTCGTGGCCACCCCAGGTCAGGGACCAGACCGCCCACAAGAAGTTTCCTATACTGACATCAAG GTGATAGGTAATGGCTCGTTTGGTGTGGTTTACCAAGCACGCCTCATTGACAGCCAAGAGATGGTGGCTATTAAGAAGGTCCTACAAGATAAAAGGTTCAAG AATCGAGAACTGCAGATTATGAGGAAGTTGGATCACTGCAACATTGTCAGACTACGTTATTTCTTCTACTCCAGTGGTGAGAAG AAAGATGAGGTTTACCTAAACTTGGTGCTGGACTTTGTGCCTGAGACTGTGTACAGGGTTGCTCGGCATTTCAACAAAGCCAAGAGCATCATTCCCATTACATACGTCAAG GTGTACATGTACCAGTTGTTCCGTAGCCTGGCTTACATCCATTCCCAGGGCGTGTGTCATCGAGACATCAAGCCTCAAAACCTACTTGTTGATCCTGAAAGTGCCATCCTAAAGCTGTGCGACTTTGGCAG TGCCAAGCAGCTGGTCCGCGGTGAACCTAATGTGTCATATATCTGTTCACGGTATTATCGTGCCCCCGAGCTCATTTTTGGTGCCACAGACTACACAGTAAACATTGACATCTGGTCAGCAGGCTGCGTTCTGGCTGAGCTTCTGCTTGGACAGCCTATTTTCCCTGGGGACAGTGGGGTAGACCAGCTAGTGGAGATCATCAAG GTGCTGGGAACCCCAACAAGAGAGCAAATCCGAGAGATGAACCCAAactacacagaattcaaattcCCCCAGATCAAAGCTCATCCATGGACCAAG GTGTTCAAACCCCGTACCCCTCCAGAAGCCATTACTCTGTGCTCCCGCTTGCTGGAGTACACGCCAGCCTCCCGATTCTCCCCATTTGAAGCCTGCTCGCACGCTTTCTTTGATGAACTGCGTCAACCAAACACACGACTGCCCAACGGCCGAGAATTGCCATTACTCTTCAATTTCAGCCCCACAG AGCTGTCAATTCAGCCCCAGCTGAATTCAATCCTCATCCCTCCTCATGCTCGCACTTACACATCTGCTTCCTCCCATG atTGTACCGGGCCAGATTCATCTCAACACAGTTCAGTACCAGGATCTCTTAACAGCATCTGA
- the zgc:91910 gene encoding zinc finger protein 706, with translation MARGQQKIQSQQKNAKKAAEKKKSQGADQKSAAKAALVHTCPVCRTQMPDPKTFKQHFESKHPKSPMPPELADVQA, from the exons ATGGCTCGGGGGCAGCAGAAGATTCAGTCGCAACAGAAAAATGCGAAGAaggcagcagagaagaagaaatctcAGGGTGCTGACCAGAAGAGTGCTGCAAAAGCTGCACTGGTGCACACCTGCCCTGTCTGCCGG ACTCAAATGCCTGACCCAAAGACCTTCAAACAGCATTTTGAGAGCAAACATCCTAAATCTCCCATGCCTCCTGAGCTGGCAGATGTTCAAGCATGA